The window ATGATCGACCTCGGCTACAAGGCGCAGCGTTTCGCGCACACGATCGGCAAATCGCTCGGCCTGATCCAGCAGCAGGTGAAGGCACCGCCCGCGACCCTGCACAAGGCGCCGGTGCGCGCTCAGGTGATCCACTTCATCAACAAGCCGATGCCCGGCAACCTGCCCAAGCGCACCAGCCGCGCGCTGCTCGACATCGAGGACGACAAGGTCATCCCGGTGATCCGCAACCCGCAGGTGAAGCGCGACGAGTCGGAAGCCGTGTTCTACTTCCCCGGCTGCGGCTCGGAGCGCCTCTTCAGCCAGGTGGGCCTGGCGACGCAGGCGATGCTGTACCAGGTCGGCACGACGACCGTGCTGCCGCCCGGGTATCTGTGCTGCGGCTACCCGCAGACCGCGGCCGGCGAGGAGGACAAGGGCCAGCAGATCACGACCGACAACCGCGTGCTCTTCCACCGCGTCGCCAACACGCTGAACTACCTCGACATCAAGACCGTGATCGTGTCCTGCGGCACCTGCATGGACCAGCTGCAGAAGTACCAGTTCGAGAAGATCTTCCCCGGCTGCCGCCTGCTCGACATCCACGAGTACCTGATGGAGAAGGGCGTCAAGCTCGAAGGCATCACCGGCACCAAGTACATGTACCACGAGCCCTGCCACACGCCGATGAAGGTGCATTCGGGCATCAAGGTCGCGAACGAGCTGATGGGCACGCGCGTTGATCTGAGCGACCGCTGCTGCGGCGAATCGGGCACGCTCGCAGTCGCCCGCCCCGACATCTCGACCCAGGTGCGCTTCCGCAAGCAGCATGAGATCGAGAAGGGCGCCGCGGCCCTGCGCGACGGTGGCCACGATCCGGTCAAGATCCTGACCTCCTGCCCCTCGTGCCTGCAGGGCCTGACCCGCTACGCAAACGACGCAGGCGGCGTCGACGCGGACTACATCGTCGTCGAGATCGCCAAGCACATCCTCGGCGACAACTGGATGCCGGACTACGTGCAGCACGCCAACAACGGCGGCATCGAGCGGGTGCTGCTGTAAGGGGTATTCCCCGCGCCCCCGCTAATCCTCCAGCGGCCGCTCCGGATGCAGCCGTCGCCACAACTCCGGCATCGCCTCGGCGGCGCGCAGGCGCAGGCGGTGCGTAACGATGCTGCTGACTTCGGTGTCGCCGGGGTTGATCTCGACGCTGGGCACGCCGACCTCGCGCGCCCACCATACCGGCCCCGAGATATAGGGGAAGACGCTCGTAGTGCCGATCGAGACGATCAGGTCGACGCCGGCCGCGATCAGCGTCTCGAGCCGGCGCAGACCCTCCTCGGGCAGCATCTCGCCGAACAGCACGACGTCGGGCCGCAGCACGCCGCCGCACTTCGGGCACGGGGGCGGCAGCTGCAGGCCGGCGTAGTCGGTGACGCTGCGCTGGTGCTTGCACTCCATGCAGCGCAGGTGATGCACGGTGCCGTGGATTTCGATCAGGTTGCGCGAGCCGGCGTCGCGGTGCAGGCCGTCGACGTTCTGCGTGAGCACCCACACGCCGGGCTTCTCGTGCTCCAGCGCGGCGATGATGCGGTGCGCGATGTTGGGCTGCGCGCCGCGGCAGTTGGCCTCGATCTGCGCGATGTACTTCCACGCGATGTCGGGACGGCGGCTCATCATTTCACCCGACAGCGCCTTCTCGATCGTCAGCCCTTCGTCGGTGAGGCGCTCGTGGTACAGCCCGCCGATGCCGCGGTAGGTCGGCAGGCCGGAGTCGGCCGACATGCCGGCACCGGTGATGAAGAGGATGCGCCCGGCGTCGGCGATGAGCTGCGCGACGCGGTCGAGGGTTTCGGCTTCGGCGACGCTCATGCTTTCGCCACCTCGACGAGGCAGTCGTAGAACGTCGGTCCGCCGCCGATGTCGGTCAGCGCGGGCGAGGTCACCGCGTTGGCGTTCTCACCGTCACCCGAGAGCTTGCGCCACCACACCGACGGGCACACGACGACGCCCGGGCGCACGCGCTCGGTGACGACCGCCTGCGCATGGAAGGCGCCGCGGTCGTTGAAGATGCGCAGGCGCTCGCCCGCGGAGATGCCGCGCTGCGCCGCGTCGTCGGGATGGAGCTCGAGCTTCGGTCCGCCCTCCTGCTCGCGAAAGCGCGGCAGGTTGGCGAAGCTGCTGTTGAGGAAGTTGCGCGCCGGCGGCGAGATCATCGCCAGCGGATAGCGCGCGGCGAGCGCGGGATTGCTCACCGGCGACTCGTGCGGCGGCACCCAGTTCGGCAGCGGGTCGAAGCCGTCCCGCGCGAGCGACTCCGACCGGAACTCGCACTTGCCCGAAGGCGTCGGGAAGTTGCCCTGCGCGAAGGGCGCGAAAGGGCGCGGCAGGTTCAGCCGCACCCAGCCCTTTGCGCGCAGCGTCGCCGGGTCCAGGCTCAGCGCGCGGTTGTCGCGCCGATTGAACGCCTGCGCGGTGATCTCGTCGTCGGACTCGCACAGCGCCGCGTCGGTGAAGCCGAGCCGCGCGGCGAGCAGGCGGAACACCTCGCTGTTGGGCTTCGCCTCGCCCAGCGGCGCGATCGCCGGCTCGTTCGTCAGCGCGTACAGGTGGCCGTAGGCCTTGTGCACGTCGCGGTGTTCGAGCTGGCTGGTCGCGGGCAGCAGGATGTCGGCGTAATCGGCGGTGTCGGTCTGGAAGAGCTCGTGCACGACGCAGAAGAGATCCTCGCGCGCAAAACTTTCGCGCACGCGCGTGCCGTTCGGGAGACCCGCCACGGGGTTGGAGTTGTACACGTACAGCGCGCGGATCGGCGGGTCGTCCGCCGTGAGGAGCGCATCGCCGAGCGTCGCCATGTTGATCGTGCGCGGCGGGCGGGCGTGGTGCGCCGCATAGAGATCCGGGCGTTCCAGCGCCTGCTGGTCGACCGGGAAGTTGCCCGAAGTAGATAGCAGCGCGCCGCCCGCCGGATGGCGCCACGCACCGGTAAGCGCGGGCAGACAGGCGATATTGCGCATCACGCTCGCGCCGCCGGCGCAGCGGTTGAGGCCGTAGTTCAAGCGGATCGCCGCCGGCTTCGTGGCACCATACTCGCGCGCGAGGCCGCGGATCGCGGCGGCCGGCAGGCCCGTCGGCGGCGCCGCCCATTCCGGCGTGAAATCCTTGACGCGTTCGGCGAGCGCGTCGAAACCCACGGTGTGCGCAGTGATGTAGTCGCGGTCGATCAGGCCGTCGGCGATCAGCACCTGCATCATCGCGAGCGCCAGCGCGCCGTCGGTGCCGGGCCAGGGCGCGAGGTGCAGGTCGCACTTCTCCGCCGTCGGCGAGCGCCGCGGGTCGATGCACACGAGCTTCGCGCCGCGCCGCTTCGCCTCCTGGATGTAGCGCCAGCCGTGCAGGTTCGAGACGACCGGGTTGCCGCCCCAGATGAGGATCAGCTTGGCGTCGACGATCGCCTCGGGGTCCATGCCCACCGAAGCGCCCATCGTCGCCTTCCAGCCCGCCGCGCCGGCCGAGGCGCAGATCGTGCGATCGAGCAGCGACGCGCCGAGGCGGTGGAAGAAGCGGCGGTCCATGCTCTCACCCTGCACCAGGCCCATCGTGCCGGCGTAGCTGTAGGGCAGGATCGCGCGCGGGTCGTCGGCCGCAATGGCGGCGAATTTTTCCGCGATGGTGTCGAGCGCCTCGTCCCACGAGATGCGCTCGAAGCGTCCCTCGCCCTTACGCCCGACGCGCTTCATCGGGTGCCGCAGGCGCTGGTCGGAATACACGCGTTCGAGGTAGTGCGCGACCTTGGTGCACAGCGCGCCGTTGGTGAACGGCAGGTCGTCGGCGCCGCGGATTTTCACCGCGCGGCCGTCCTCGACGGTGACCTCCATCGCGCAGGTGTCGGGACAGTCGTGCGGACAGGCGGCGCGGACGACCTTGCTGACAGCATTGCTCATGACCACTCCTGAATCACCACGGACCGCGCGAACGCATGCCGGCCCACAACCCTCGCGAACGGCAATCCCTGCATTCCGCCCGCCCACCGGCCGGACGTGGCCGGCCTTCCGGCACGCTCAGCGCTTCGCGGCCGCGCTGCTCAGTTCGAGATAGCGGGCACGATCGGCTTCGAAGCGAGCGCGCGTCGCTTCGAGTGCGCGCGTCCTTTCCTCGATGGTCCGGTTGTGCGACGCGAGTTCGCTGTCGATCGAACGCAGGTTGGCCGCGAGGTCACGCGGCAGGTCGCGTCCCTTGAAGAGCTCGGCGTCCTTCTCGAAGCGCAGGCGCTTCGAGCGCAACTCCTTGTCGCGCTTGCGCGCCTCGTCGATGGCACGCTGGATGTCGGCGACCTCGCGATCGCGGCGGCGGTCGAGGTCATCGACGCTCGGGTAAGTCTCCAGCAAGGCCTGATCGAAGCGGCGCTGCTGGGCGTGACGCGCCTCGTCGTCCTGCCTCTGCCGCTCCGCCGCGTTGCGCCGGGAGATTTCGTCCGCACTCAGGGGCGCGGCGATTTGCCGCTTGATCGTGCCCTGCGGCCCCATCTCGCGATACGAGCGGCCGTAGCACGCCTGCGGCAGCACGTCGCCGCACTGGCGCCGGCCGTCGGCGTCCTCGCAGCAATACACCTTCGCCCCCGCCGTGTTCGCCAGCGTCAGGCCCAGCAGAAGTGCCGCGAGGACTTCAAGACTGCGTCGCGATGCCATACATCTTCCGGTACGCCTGCACGGCGTCGAGGTTGGCGGCGAGGTCCGGGCTGTCGCCGAGGTAGCCGATCAGGTCTTCCAGCGTCGCGACGGCAACGACCGGGATGCCGAAGGATTCGCGCACTTCCTGCACCGCCGATTTCTCGCC is drawn from Azoarcus sp. DN11 and contains these coding sequences:
- a CDS encoding NAD-dependent deacylase, which produces MSVAEAETLDRVAQLIADAGRILFITGAGMSADSGLPTYRGIGGLYHERLTDEGLTIEKALSGEMMSRRPDIAWKYIAQIEANCRGAQPNIAHRIIAALEHEKPGVWVLTQNVDGLHRDAGSRNLIEIHGTVHHLRCMECKHQRSVTDYAGLQLPPPCPKCGGVLRPDVVLFGEMLPEEGLRRLETLIAAGVDLIVSIGTTSVFPYISGPVWWAREVGVPSVEINPGDTEVSSIVTHRLRLRAAEAMPELWRRLHPERPLED
- a CDS encoding molybdopterin oxidoreductase family protein, which gives rise to MSNAVSKVVRAACPHDCPDTCAMEVTVEDGRAVKIRGADDLPFTNGALCTKVAHYLERVYSDQRLRHPMKRVGRKGEGRFERISWDEALDTIAEKFAAIAADDPRAILPYSYAGTMGLVQGESMDRRFFHRLGASLLDRTICASAGAAGWKATMGASVGMDPEAIVDAKLILIWGGNPVVSNLHGWRYIQEAKRRGAKLVCIDPRRSPTAEKCDLHLAPWPGTDGALALAMMQVLIADGLIDRDYITAHTVGFDALAERVKDFTPEWAAPPTGLPAAAIRGLAREYGATKPAAIRLNYGLNRCAGGASVMRNIACLPALTGAWRHPAGGALLSTSGNFPVDQQALERPDLYAAHHARPPRTINMATLGDALLTADDPPIRALYVYNSNPVAGLPNGTRVRESFAREDLFCVVHELFQTDTADYADILLPATSQLEHRDVHKAYGHLYALTNEPAIAPLGEAKPNSEVFRLLAARLGFTDAALCESDDEITAQAFNRRDNRALSLDPATLRAKGWVRLNLPRPFAPFAQGNFPTPSGKCEFRSESLARDGFDPLPNWVPPHESPVSNPALAARYPLAMISPPARNFLNSSFANLPRFREQEGGPKLELHPDDAAQRGISAGERLRIFNDRGAFHAQAVVTERVRPGVVVCPSVWWRKLSGDGENANAVTSPALTDIGGGPTFYDCLVEVAKA